The window aagattaaacataTCTTATGtagtattaaatataaaatggatTAGTGTTTTGCAGAGCCAGCATTTTAGTAATAATACAGCTGGTGTCAGTCAAAGCATGTGACAGTCTTTCTGTCTAACCACTGTGGTCAAGTTCAGAGCGCaaacattgatttaaaaactttCCAACATTTCAGAATAGACGACTTTTTCAGCAACTGTATACCGTCTATTCATTTATGTGGCCGTAACTTTTTGAGCACAGTGTTAACAACAGGTGCAATCTCTTGGGAGCAAATACTGAGTCACTTTGAAGAAAAAGCCTCTGACAGATGCATAAATGAACGCACTGAACAACCAGTCCTGACAATTATGTTAATTAAGGCACTTCTCTTTGGATGACTATTGTCTGAACAGAGCTACCACATTTAAATTGTGCATTTTCATATGGTAATCATAACAAAATAgattttgatttcttttttaagcAGTAAAATGGGCCAAAAACGAAGGTTCAGAGtcattaaaactttaaatagaCAATTTTTGATCTCTGTGAAAGTTCAAAAAGTCAAAacacttgtgttttgtttgttatgtaAACATAGTTTTAAATGGGTTAAActtcaaaaagacaaaaaaaaggttCTAATTAACTCAAGGCAAAATACATGACAACACACAATAGTCTAGGAAAGCAATTTTTTGCAACTTTTTTGCAACTACTTACATGGCATAAATATACTGATTTATTGCCATTTTTGTGAATTTACCAAGACAACAAAGAAAACTTGTTATACTgagaacattataaacataaacaaaattgaactacacatgttttgttaaatttttcATGGTATGAACTTCTGGCAATAAGTTGTTTAAAACTGGTTGAAGACACAGAAATCCATGACGGTCAATAGTGGTTCTTTTTATGAACTATTACCAGTGCACCCTGAGGTCCAATGTCATTCCTTGTCGTAATAACATTGTTAAACCAGCAATAAAATATCACTGATACCAACCTGATCTATCATCGATGTCAACGAACTCCACTACCACAGAGTGGCCATTGTTTGTAATGTTGATAGAGGTGCAATTGTCGTAAAACAGTGAGATGGGCGACAGGCTAGTATCATAAACTGCACTGCCAGGGACTATATCAATAGGCGATTGACGGCTACCCTGGGCAAGGGGATAGCCTTTGTGCCATTCAGCTGGACCTAAAAccaaaatttaaaatagaaattcaatgacacactggacctatacataataaatgtatatgtctGGCTATGTGAGTGATATTACAAATTAGCTGATATAAAAAAGTTACAagtttttctgtgttctgcacaTAACAACGTCTTCTTGTCATCACACTCTCACATACATTCTGGTTAAGTCCCTTTAAATGATAACTAGGTTAATCTCGTATTAACATCTATTCTAACAATATAGCCTACTGCAGGGAGCAGATAATTGTGCTACACAAAATCAGCAATTGTAACTATAGACGACTGGACATTAAATAGGTCAATTAATGAAATATCACGAAACAGAGAGTAACTATTCTTAAGAAGAGATCTGCACTTGATAAGAATCAAGTCCCGTCACTTACCGTTGGCTTCTCCATATCCCCAGTGATGGCCAGTCATTGCTGTCTTTGTATTATAGCAGGTAAAAGGAAAATGTCCCGCGGGTGAACACTTTGAGTCGCAAGAGGTGTGGGGAATGGACAATAATGACAGATGTAACAGGTTAATGAATAGCGCTGTGATTGATTGACATGTGAGTTGATCCGCTCATTCCCCGCCCTCTCTAAACAGACACGAGACCAAAGTAACAATTTTGGGATtatgtcatacatttttttctgactCTCGATTTATTTTTGTAGCAAATGCTTGATGAATTCAGATCAAAGGAATCATTCTGTCAGGAATTCACCCCACGTAAAACattaaatagtaaataattAAGTCGTAGataatagtaaataaacaaaaaaataaatattttgacgGTAATGATATTCTGAAAACCAGCCTTTTttggtaaaatgtatttttttgtctaacTCTTAACTTTGTTACTTTTAAGGGCCGTTTAAAAATCCCACTTTATTATGCATTGGAAATAACGAAAGAATGTCGGCTAGGTAGTACTTGCGTTAAAAAAAGATCTACAGCAGGATATAAACTACTGCCCAAAAATTGACATACTGCCTCACAAAATAAACTTTAGCTGTGAATCAGAATgaaacttaaaatatctttactAAAGTGGCTAAAGGTCGGTAAAGTGAATGGCTCAAGCCACATGGTCAAGACGAACTGCTTTGACTGCATCAAAATCTAACACTATGGCAAAACGTGCGATCACGCACTATGACTGGGTGTTTACTCTTTGCTCTGACAACACACTACAACACTGAAAGTGATGGCATAAAATAACAAGTCAGCATGCTGTCTTAACTTAATAACTATCATTTTCTAAATCAATGCTGATTAGTGCATTTTGTCTGAAACCGAAGCGTTCTTTACCTACTTCCTTCTCATGGTCTGTAGCCAACTGAGACATATTGATAATTGAATTCAGTATGAACAACAGAAATATAGTGCGACATAATAGTAGAAAAGAGAAGTTGGTCTGTTGATCTAAAGGAGGAAATAATTCTGCCAAATGTTGCTGGTAGAACAACATGCTGTTATTTGCCGCCTTTCTAAAAGAACTGTGCTCTGCTACTACAACACTGAAAGTgtgtttttgtctctctctaGTGGTCAAACAGAGGATAAGCCCTTCGCTCCGCGTCGAATCTGCCGCTGTCGATGTGAAAATCATGCAACAGCGGCGTACTGGGTAGAAGATCAAGCTGCAGCAGACAGAGGACCATGACAGACCTTAAAGCGAGCAAAGAACAGAAATATGATCGACAGCTCAGGTACATCTCTAGCGGCTCTTTATATCACAGAAAACGGCATTAACGTGCACAATGATTATCTTTTAGCACTGACACTAGccttttgttttacattagCGCATGAAAACACACAGGCCCAAAATGACAGTAAAATGAGACCTTTTCATTTCAGATACCTGGACAATGTGTCACGAGTTACCTAGACGATCTTCCCTAATGTATTTAATATCTAACGCCAGTCTGATAATAACTATTGTAACATATTGTAAAGCGCTagtctgttgttgttgttgttgtcctCTGTCTGTTTTACCAGAGTATGTTATAATCCTACGTATGAAAGTCCCTGCGAAATTTACCACGGTATTAATACAGCTACCATATTTATCCATGTCGTGTTTGTTTCAGGTTGTGGGGAGATCATGGACAGGAAGCTCTTGAAAATGCTCATGTGTGTCTCATCAATGCCACTGCATCTGGCACTGAGATACTCAAGAACCTTGTTTTGCCAGGTATCAGTGTTTATCACTACATATTGAATCGTGACACTTACATTTCTCTGTGTGTGCCGATGCATTAACGTTCTGTTTCTGCTCTCCTTCACAGGCATTGGAGCCTTTACTCTAGTTGACGGGCATAAAGTGTCAGGGGAGGATGTTGGAAACAAGTATGTATATTTAAAGTCATTCCTTAGTATTTACTTATCAGTTATGCTAAATTGACACTTTCTTAAAGATATTAATAGACATATTCAGTAATGTCTATTAATACATGATGatactttcattttgtttactgcAGCTTCTTCCTTAGCAACAACAGTATTGGAAAGGTAAGCTCTGCAGTGTGTTCAAATTATGCTTAAAATATCTCTAAACTGAATGCGATCTACTTATAAATcatataatgattattttgcaGAACAGAGCTCAGGCTGCAACTGAACTACTGCAGGAGCTTAACGGTGATGTGTCTGGAAACTTTGTGGAGGAGGTCAGATTTTGTCATTGCTATTAAAATGTAGTATTTCATTTGATGGTCAaattttgatataaatattaaattgtttattttttcctatGGGTTGTCTGTTTTACATCACGTTTCCTTTTTTCATCTTTAGAGTCCTGATCAACTTTTGGACAATGACCCTGAGTTTTTTCACAGATTTAGTCTGGTAATCAGTGTGCAGCTTCCAGAAAGGTAATAGCTCTT of the Triplophysa dalaica isolate WHDGS20190420 chromosome 1, ASM1584641v1, whole genome shotgun sequence genome contains:
- the ca7 gene encoding carbonic anhydrase 7 isoform X1 gives rise to the protein MIFTSTAADSTRSEGLILCLTTRERQKHTFSVVVAEHSSFRKAANNSMLFYQQHLAELFPPLDQQTNFSFLLLCRTIFLLFILNSIINMSQLATDHEKECSPAGHFPFTCYNTKTAMTGHHWGYGEANGPAEWHKGYPLAQGSRQSPIDIVPGSAVYDTSLSPISLFYDNCTSINITNNGHSVVVEFVDIDDRSVIQGGPLDNMYRLKQFHFHWGGKGCGGSEHTVAGKIYPSELHLVHWNSVKYKSFGEAAAAPDGLAVLGIFLEIGIEHKGLHQITDAMYMVKFKGTVADFKGFNPKCLLPLSLDFWTYPGSLTTPPLFESVTWIVLKDPLFLSEKQMGKFRTLNFNGEEEESRRRMENNFRPPQPIKGRTVRASFR